The sequence taaatatataattatgcaACTAACTCTTGGAACCAGTGAAACTAAAAGTAAAAAAGACAACTTACATGAAGATCATAAGGAAGAAGCAGAGGTACATGGACAAGTGAAGCAAGTCACGAACAAGCTccaaatagaaagtatatacTGGCTTCCCTTCCCATTGACCTTCCATGACCAGATCAGTGACATAGAAGGCATACTTCACAATCACAGATAGAGTTGTAGTCGCCAGAATCATATACCTGCACACATCTAACTATCAGCTAGGCTGTATGATGATGCATAAGTTTAGAAAGATTAAGAGACACTTACTCAAACGTGAAGAAGACCGACATGGAAGCTTTCGGTGTCTGAATATACTGCCGTATCGAAGTATACGTAAAGAGACCATCCAAGATCAGGAGAAACACCATGAAAGACACAATGCGAACATGCGAGAGCAAAGTCACGGAAGGAGTCGTCTCGATATACTCGACCCTCTTCTGAGCCATCCAGTGCAAAGCCTTGATCAGCAAGAGAGTCACGACCAAAGAGAGGAACCCGACAGAGAAGTCCTGTCGGAAGATAGTGACGGCGAAGAGAATCTCCATGAGCTCTCTCCAGGCCTGCTCGTTCAGCCGCTCCACCTCGGCTTCTCTGAGGGAGCCGAGGAAGACGAGCTTGACGAGGTTCCATAAGGCGAGCATGAGGACGAGGCCCATGTTGAGAAGGATGACTAGACTGGTCTTGGAGGTGGATAGATAGACGGTGGCTGGGTAGAACTGACCACGGCTGCTGAAGGCGTGGTAGATCACGGAGAGTGTTGCGAGGGTGCTGATCCCCGCGTAAGCCCTAAGCCGAAT is a genomic window of Brassica napus cultivar Da-Ae chromosome A2, Da-Ae, whole genome shotgun sequence containing:
- the LOC106406547 gene encoding ERAD-associated E3 ubiquitin-protein ligase HRD1B; translated protein: MIRLRAYAGISTLATLSVIYHAFSSRGQFYPATVYLSTSKTSLVILLNMGLVLMLALWNLVKLVFLGSLREAEVERLNEQAWRELMEILFAVTIFRQDFSVGFLSLVVTLLLIKALHWMAQKRVEYIETTPSVTLLSHVRIVSFMVFLLILDGLFTYTSIRQYIQTPKASMSVFFTFEYMILATTTLSVIVKYAFYVTDLVMEGQWEGKPVYTFYLELVRDLLHLSMYLCFFLMIFMNYGLPLHLIRELYETFRNFKIRVTDYLRYRKIASNMNDRFPDATPEELSSNDATCIICREEMTSAKKLVCGHLFHVHCLRSWLERQNTCPTCRALVVPAENATSTASAAHQVSLQQQGTGTSSSDGQSSSVAASGNLSRHEARVRAAASAASIYGRSFVYPSSENTLVWSQGYSSLPQAELESQKRYLESQIEVLQNQLRLLKEPAATTVDMKGKSVAE